The following proteins are encoded in a genomic region of Burkholderia pyrrocinia:
- a CDS encoding ABC transporter ATP-binding protein: MSNLLTIRNLAVNFNGLPAVDRINLSIAPGEVVGVVGESGSGKSVTMMALMGLIDAPGKVTADEVSFNGVDLLKASPKARRKIVGKDIAMVFQDALTSLNPSYTVGYQIKEVLKLHEGLRGDALNRRALELLDQVGIPDAKNRITSFPHQMSGGMNQRVMIAMAVACNPKLLIADEPTTALDVTIQAQIMDLLVKLQKERGMALVLISHDLAVVSEVAQRVAVMYAGEIIETNRVPDIFRAPHHPYTEALLAAIPEHNKGARRLAALPGMVPGRDDRPSGCLFAPRCKYVVDDCRKARPALDTLVSGNDAMRARCIKPLNVSNLDLTGGAR; encoded by the coding sequence ATGAGCAACCTTCTGACCATCCGCAATCTCGCGGTGAACTTCAACGGCCTGCCCGCGGTCGACCGGATCAACCTGTCGATCGCCCCGGGCGAGGTGGTGGGCGTCGTCGGCGAATCGGGCTCGGGCAAGAGCGTGACGATGATGGCGCTGATGGGCCTGATCGACGCGCCGGGCAAGGTGACGGCCGACGAGGTCTCGTTCAACGGCGTCGACCTGCTGAAGGCGTCGCCGAAGGCGCGCCGCAAGATCGTCGGCAAGGACATCGCGATGGTGTTCCAGGACGCGCTGACGAGCCTGAACCCGAGCTACACGGTCGGCTACCAGATCAAGGAGGTGCTGAAGCTGCACGAAGGCCTGCGCGGCGACGCGCTGAACCGGCGCGCGCTCGAACTGCTCGACCAGGTCGGCATTCCCGATGCGAAGAACCGCATCACGTCGTTCCCGCACCAGATGTCGGGCGGGATGAACCAGCGCGTGATGATCGCGATGGCCGTCGCGTGCAACCCGAAGCTCCTGATCGCCGACGAGCCGACCACCGCGCTCGACGTGACGATCCAGGCGCAGATCATGGACCTGCTCGTGAAGCTGCAGAAGGAGCGCGGGATGGCGCTCGTGCTGATCTCGCACGACCTGGCCGTGGTGTCGGAGGTCGCGCAGCGCGTCGCGGTGATGTACGCGGGCGAGATCATCGAGACCAACCGCGTGCCCGATATCTTCCGCGCGCCGCATCATCCGTACACCGAAGCACTGCTCGCGGCGATTCCCGAGCACAATAAGGGGGCGCGTCGCCTTGCCGCATTGCCCGGCATGGTGCCGGGCCGCGATGATCGCCCGTCCGGGTGCCTGTTCGCGCCGCGCTGCAAGTACGTCGTCGACGATTGCCGCAAGGCGCGGCCGGCGCTCGACACGCTGGTGTCCGGCAACGATGCGATGCGCGCGCGCTGTATCAAGCCGCTCAATGTTTCCAACCTCGACCTGACGGGAGGCGCACGATGA
- a CDS encoding ABC transporter permease subunit has protein sequence MSNLQNTLPTESAPAGGRALALREFWANFSRNRGAVGAGIVVVALILVALLAPLIAPHSPVEQYRDYVKIPPAWLDGGNWKFILGTDEAGRDILSRLMFGARMSFWIGFVSVVLALIPGIVLGLVAAFFQKWADTPVMRIMDVLLALPSLLLAVAVVAIIGPGLTNTMFAIAIVALPAYVRLTRASALGELQKEYVTASRVAGAGTLRLMFSQVLPNCTAPLIVQATLGFSSAILDAAALGFLGLGVQPPTAEWGAMLASARDYIDNAWWIVTMPGLSILISVLAINLLGDGLRDALDPKLKRMA, from the coding sequence ATGAGCAATCTGCAAAACACCCTGCCGACCGAATCCGCGCCGGCCGGCGGCCGAGCGCTCGCGCTGCGCGAGTTCTGGGCCAACTTCTCGCGCAACCGCGGCGCCGTCGGCGCCGGCATCGTCGTGGTCGCGCTGATCCTGGTCGCGCTGCTCGCGCCGCTGATCGCGCCGCACAGCCCGGTCGAGCAATACCGCGACTACGTGAAGATCCCGCCCGCGTGGCTCGACGGCGGCAACTGGAAATTCATCCTCGGCACCGACGAAGCGGGCCGCGACATTCTTTCGCGCCTGATGTTCGGCGCGCGGATGTCGTTCTGGATCGGCTTCGTGTCGGTCGTGCTCGCGCTGATCCCCGGCATCGTGCTCGGGCTCGTCGCCGCGTTCTTCCAGAAGTGGGCCGACACGCCCGTGATGCGCATCATGGACGTGCTGCTTGCGCTGCCGTCGCTGCTGCTCGCGGTCGCGGTCGTCGCGATCATCGGCCCGGGCCTCACCAACACGATGTTCGCGATCGCGATCGTCGCGCTGCCGGCCTATGTGCGCCTCACGCGCGCGTCGGCGCTCGGCGAGCTGCAGAAGGAATACGTGACGGCGTCGCGCGTGGCCGGTGCCGGCACGCTGCGCCTGATGTTCTCGCAGGTGCTGCCCAACTGCACCGCGCCGCTGATCGTGCAGGCGACGCTCGGCTTCTCGTCGGCGATCCTCGACGCGGCCGCGCTCGGCTTCCTCGGCCTCGGCGTGCAGCCGCCGACCGCCGAGTGGGGCGCGATGCTGGCGTCCGCACGCGACTACATCGACAACGCGTGGTGGATCGTGACGATGCCCGGCCTGTCGATCCTGATTTCGGTGCTCGCGATCAACCTGCTCGGCGACGGGCTGCGCGACGCGCTCGATCCCAAACTGAAACGGATGGCATGA
- a CDS encoding ABC transporter permease subunit, whose protein sequence is MFTFVLRRVGMVIPTFIGITILAFALIHLIPGDPIEVMMGERGVDPAMHAEAMKRLGLDEPLPMQYLHYIGRAAHGDLGTSIITNTSVAGEFFARFPATVELSLCALVFALAVGLPAGVIAALRRGSVVDHGVMGTALTGYSMPIFWWGLILIMVFSSYLGWTPVSGRIAVEYDFPHPTGFMLIDALLAPDEGSFRSAVSHLILPAIVLGTIPLAVIARMTRSSMLEVLREDYIRTARAKGLSPVRVVVVHALRNALIPVVTVIGLQIGTLLAGAVLTETLFSWPGVGKWLIDAIGRRDYPVVQGGILLIATLVIVVNLVVDLLYGVLNPRIRHTR, encoded by the coding sequence ATGTTCACATTCGTGTTGCGCCGCGTGGGCATGGTGATCCCGACTTTCATCGGCATCACCATCCTGGCGTTTGCGCTGATTCACCTGATACCGGGCGACCCCATCGAAGTGATGATGGGCGAGCGGGGCGTCGATCCCGCCATGCACGCGGAGGCGATGAAACGCCTCGGGCTCGACGAGCCGCTGCCCATGCAGTACCTCCACTACATCGGCCGTGCGGCGCACGGCGACCTCGGCACGTCGATCATCACCAACACGAGCGTTGCGGGCGAGTTCTTCGCGCGCTTCCCGGCGACCGTCGAGCTGTCGCTGTGCGCGCTCGTGTTCGCGCTCGCCGTCGGGCTGCCGGCCGGCGTGATTGCCGCGCTGCGGCGCGGCTCGGTCGTCGACCACGGCGTGATGGGCACCGCGCTCACCGGCTACTCGATGCCGATCTTCTGGTGGGGGCTGATCCTCATCATGGTGTTTTCGTCGTACCTCGGCTGGACGCCCGTGTCGGGGCGCATCGCCGTCGAATACGATTTCCCGCACCCGACGGGCTTCATGCTGATCGACGCGCTGCTCGCGCCGGACGAAGGCTCGTTCAGGTCGGCGGTCAGCCACCTGATCTTGCCGGCGATCGTGCTCGGCACGATCCCGCTCGCGGTGATCGCGCGGATGACACGCTCGTCGATGCTCGAAGTGCTGCGCGAGGACTACATCCGCACCGCACGCGCGAAGGGGCTGTCACCGGTGCGCGTGGTCGTCGTGCATGCGCTGCGCAATGCGCTGATCCCGGTCGTCACCGTGATCGGCCTGCAGATCGGCACGCTGCTCGCGGGCGCCGTGCTGACCGAGACGCTCTTTTCGTGGCCCGGTGTCGGCAAGTGGCTGATCGATGCGATCGGCCGCCGCGACTATCCGGTCGTCCAGGGCGGCATCCTGCTGATCGCGACGCTCGTGATCGTCGTGAACCTGGTCGTCGACCTGCTGTACGGCGTGCTGAATCCGCGCATCCGCCACACGAGGTAA
- a CDS encoding ABC transporter substrate-binding protein, which yields MEYNRLLHTLRVTAIAGVAAASLGVAGSAFAQIPNKTLVYCSEGSPAGFDSAQFTTGVDFTAATFTVYNRLVEFERGGTKVEPGLAEKWDVSSDGKVYTFHLRHGVKFHTTDFFKPTREFNADDVLFTFQRMLDPNQAFRKAYPVSFPYFTDMGLDKLITKVEKVDPYTVKFTLAEPNAPFIQNMAMEFASILSAEYGDQLMKAGKAADINQKPVGTGPFIFRSYTKDATIRFDGNPDYWKKGAVKLSKLIFSITPDPGVRVQKIKRNECQVMSYPRPADIATLKADSGVDMPSQAGFNLGYLAYNVEHKPVDKLEVRQALDMAINKKAILESVYQGAGQAATAPVPPTQWSYDKNLKMAAYDTAKAKALLAKAGYANGFEITLWAMPVQRAYNPNARLMAEMIQADWAKIGVKAKIVTYEWGEYIKRAHSGEQDTMLIGWTGDNGDPDNWLGTLLGCEAIKGNNFSHWCYKPFDELVQKGRTTTGQDARTKLYTQAQQIFAQQLPFSPIANSTVYQPVRKNVVDMRIEPLGYARFDGVGVK from the coding sequence ATGGAATACAACCGTCTGTTGCACACCCTGCGTGTTACCGCCATTGCAGGCGTGGCAGCGGCATCGCTCGGCGTCGCGGGCTCTGCATTCGCACAGATCCCGAACAAAACGCTCGTCTACTGCTCAGAAGGCAGCCCGGCGGGTTTTGATTCCGCGCAATTTACGACCGGCGTCGATTTCACCGCCGCCACGTTCACCGTCTACAACCGTCTCGTCGAATTCGAGCGCGGCGGCACGAAGGTCGAGCCGGGCCTCGCCGAGAAGTGGGACGTGTCGTCCGACGGCAAGGTGTACACCTTCCACCTGCGCCACGGCGTGAAGTTCCACACGACCGACTTCTTCAAGCCGACGCGCGAATTCAACGCGGACGACGTGCTGTTTACGTTCCAGCGCATGCTCGACCCGAACCAGGCGTTCCGCAAGGCGTACCCGGTGTCGTTCCCGTACTTCACGGACATGGGCCTCGACAAGCTGATCACGAAGGTCGAGAAGGTCGATCCGTACACCGTGAAGTTCACGCTGGCCGAGCCGAACGCGCCGTTCATCCAGAACATGGCGATGGAATTCGCGTCGATCCTGTCGGCCGAATACGGCGACCAGCTGATGAAGGCCGGCAAGGCCGCCGACATCAACCAGAAGCCGGTCGGCACGGGCCCGTTCATCTTCCGCAGCTACACGAAGGATGCGACGATCCGTTTCGACGGCAATCCTGATTACTGGAAGAAGGGCGCAGTGAAGCTCTCGAAGCTGATCTTCTCGATCACGCCCGACCCGGGCGTGCGCGTGCAGAAGATCAAGCGCAACGAATGCCAGGTGATGAGCTATCCGCGTCCGGCCGACATCGCGACGCTGAAGGCCGATTCGGGCGTCGACATGCCGTCGCAGGCGGGCTTCAACCTCGGCTATCTCGCGTACAACGTCGAGCACAAGCCGGTCGACAAGCTCGAGGTGCGTCAGGCGCTCGACATGGCGATCAACAAGAAGGCGATCCTCGAATCCGTCTACCAGGGCGCCGGCCAGGCCGCCACCGCGCCGGTGCCGCCGACCCAATGGTCGTACGACAAGAACCTGAAGATGGCCGCGTACGACACCGCGAAGGCGAAGGCGCTGCTCGCGAAGGCCGGCTATGCGAACGGTTTCGAGATCACGCTGTGGGCGATGCCCGTGCAGCGCGCGTACAACCCGAACGCCCGCCTGATGGCCGAGATGATTCAGGCCGACTGGGCGAAGATCGGCGTGAAGGCGAAGATCGTCACGTACGAATGGGGCGAGTACATCAAGCGCGCGCACTCGGGCGAGCAGGACACGATGCTGATCGGCTGGACGGGCGACAACGGCGACCCGGACAACTGGCTCGGCACGCTGCTCGGCTGCGAGGCGATCAAGGGCAACAACTTCTCGCACTGGTGCTACAAGCCGTTCGACGAACTGGTCCAGAAGGGCCGCACGACGACGGGCCAGGACGCGCGGACGAAGCTCTACACGCAGGCGCAGCAGATCTTCGCGCAGCAGCTGCCGTTCTCGCCGATCGCGAACTCGACGGTCTACCAGCCGGTGCGCAAGAACGTGGTCGACATGCGCATCGAGCCGCTCGGTTATGCACGCTTCGACGGTGTCGGCGTGAAGTAA
- a CDS encoding MFS transporter codes for MATIANSTKTIRPERALNRRAVVAAVIGNALEWYDFTVFGLMTVVIAELFFPTSSEYSSLLLTTATFGVAFFMRPIGGIVFGLYADRAGRKAALSLVILLMTAGIFLLAVAPPYAAIGIGGPILIVLGRLLQGFSAGGEFGSATALLIEAAPFSKRGFYGSWQMASQAAALLIGALVGAAVTRGLSHDALHSWGWRVPFVLGLVIGPIGFYIRRHLADSEAFLHAQQSARRATLGEVFTRHPREVLCGLGSVIALTVTIYALIIYLPTFAVRQLKLPYAESFYAVIVGNLLLMVLSPVAGAWSDRIGRKGLSLWSLVLTLALMYPLFAWLDATPSIGRLIAVQAVLSVTLAGYYGPFGAMIAELFPANVRSTGLSIAYNVAVMLFGGFGQFIVTWLIEVTGTPLAPTYYVMAGLALSIVAVAFVPARSADLDAPA; via the coding sequence ATGGCGACGATTGCGAATTCAACGAAAACGATCCGGCCCGAGCGTGCGCTGAACCGGCGTGCGGTCGTGGCCGCCGTGATCGGCAACGCGCTCGAGTGGTACGACTTCACGGTGTTCGGCTTGATGACGGTCGTGATCGCCGAGCTGTTCTTCCCGACCTCCAGCGAATATTCGTCGCTGCTCCTCACCACCGCGACGTTCGGCGTCGCGTTCTTCATGCGCCCGATCGGCGGCATCGTGTTCGGGCTGTACGCGGATCGCGCCGGCCGCAAGGCCGCGCTGTCGCTCGTGATCCTGCTGATGACGGCCGGCATCTTCCTGCTCGCGGTCGCGCCGCCCTATGCGGCGATCGGCATCGGCGGCCCGATCCTGATCGTGCTCGGCCGCCTGCTGCAGGGCTTCTCCGCGGGCGGCGAATTCGGCAGCGCGACGGCGCTGCTGATCGAAGCCGCGCCGTTCTCGAAGCGCGGTTTCTACGGCAGCTGGCAGATGGCGAGCCAGGCGGCCGCGCTGCTGATCGGCGCGCTCGTCGGTGCGGCCGTCACGCGCGGGCTGTCGCACGACGCGCTGCACAGCTGGGGCTGGCGCGTGCCGTTCGTCCTCGGGCTCGTGATCGGCCCGATCGGTTTCTACATCCGCCGCCATCTCGCCGATTCCGAAGCGTTCCTGCATGCGCAGCAGAGCGCGCGCCGCGCGACGCTCGGCGAAGTGTTCACGCGCCACCCGCGCGAGGTGCTGTGCGGGCTCGGCTCGGTGATCGCGCTGACGGTGACGATCTACGCGCTGATCATCTATCTGCCGACCTTCGCGGTGAGGCAACTGAAGCTGCCGTACGCGGAATCGTTCTACGCGGTGATCGTCGGCAACCTGCTGCTCATGGTGCTGTCGCCGGTCGCGGGCGCATGGTCGGACCGTATCGGCCGCAAGGGGCTGTCGCTGTGGTCGCTCGTGCTGACGCTCGCGCTGATGTATCCGCTGTTCGCATGGCTCGACGCGACGCCGAGCATCGGGCGGCTGATCGCGGTGCAGGCCGTGCTGTCGGTGACGCTCGCCGGCTATTACGGACCGTTCGGCGCGATGATCGCCGAGCTGTTCCCGGCCAACGTGCGCTCGACCGGGCTGTCGATCGCATACAACGTCGCGGTGATGCTGTTCGGCGGCTTCGGGCAGTTCATCGTCACGTGGCTGATCGAGGTCACGGGTACGCCGCTGGCACCGACCTACTATGTGATGGCGGGGCTCGCGCTGTCGATCGTCGCGGTTGCGTTCGTGCCCGCGCGCAGCGCCGACCTCGACGCGCCGGCATGA
- a CDS encoding high-potential iron-sulfur protein, which yields MKTSRRSFLISSVGVVSALALSREALADTPMLSETDPTAVALGYKADATKVDKTKYPKYAAGQDCAACMLYQGKKGSASGPCGAFPGKQVSAKGWCSAFSKMG from the coding sequence ATGAAAACATCCCGTCGGAGTTTCCTGATTTCGAGCGTTGGCGTCGTGTCCGCGCTGGCGCTGTCGCGCGAAGCGCTGGCCGATACGCCGATGCTGTCGGAAACCGATCCGACCGCGGTGGCGCTCGGCTACAAGGCCGATGCCACGAAGGTCGACAAGACGAAGTACCCGAAATACGCAGCGGGCCAGGATTGCGCGGCCTGCATGCTGTACCAGGGCAAGAAGGGTTCGGCTTCGGGCCCGTGCGGCGCCTTCCCCGGCAAGCAGGTGTCGGCGAAGGGCTGGTGCAGCGCATTCTCGAAGATGGGTTGA
- a CDS encoding NAD(P)/FAD-dependent oxidoreductase, producing the protein MEQMDCVVIGAGVVGLAIARELAARGRETLVLEAADAIGTGTSSRNSEVIHAGLYYPRGSVKALSCVRGRDLLYDFCETHHVPHRRTGKLLVATSAAQVKQLKTIAARAAENGVLDLLPLTRVEAQTLEPALECVAALFSPSTGIVDSHQLMLALLGDAERAGAVCALQSPVESIDVLRGGRFVVRTGGDAPTEIEAACVINSAGLGAQALARRTRGLDPRWVPPLYLARGNYFSLSGRAPFSHLIYPMPDRAGLGVHLTLDLAGQARFGPDVEWVDALRYEVDPARAGAFYASIRAFWPDLPDDALQPAYAGIRPKVAGPGEPPADFIVQGVAQHGVRGLVNLFGIESPGLTASLALAQRVGDMAAYR; encoded by the coding sequence ATGGAGCAGATGGATTGTGTGGTGATCGGCGCGGGCGTCGTCGGGCTTGCGATTGCGCGCGAACTGGCCGCGCGCGGGCGTGAGACGCTCGTGCTCGAGGCCGCCGACGCGATCGGCACGGGCACGAGCTCGCGCAACAGCGAAGTGATCCACGCGGGGCTCTACTATCCGCGCGGGTCGGTGAAGGCGCTGTCGTGCGTGCGCGGGCGCGACCTGCTGTACGACTTCTGCGAGACGCATCACGTGCCGCACCGGCGTACCGGCAAGCTGCTCGTCGCGACGAGCGCCGCGCAGGTGAAGCAGCTGAAGACGATTGCCGCACGCGCGGCCGAAAACGGCGTGCTCGACCTGCTGCCGCTCACGCGCGTCGAGGCGCAGACGCTCGAGCCCGCGCTCGAATGCGTGGCGGCGCTGTTCTCGCCGTCCACCGGCATCGTCGACAGCCACCAGCTGATGCTCGCGCTGCTCGGCGACGCGGAACGCGCCGGCGCCGTCTGTGCGCTGCAATCCCCGGTCGAATCGATCGACGTGCTGCGCGGCGGGCGCTTCGTCGTGCGCACGGGCGGCGACGCGCCGACCGAGATCGAGGCCGCCTGCGTGATCAACAGCGCGGGCCTCGGTGCGCAGGCGCTGGCGCGCCGCACGCGCGGCCTCGACCCGCGCTGGGTGCCGCCGCTCTATCTCGCGCGCGGCAATTACTTCAGCCTGTCGGGCCGCGCGCCGTTCTCGCACCTGATCTACCCGATGCCCGATCGCGCGGGGCTCGGCGTGCACCTGACGCTCGACCTGGCCGGGCAGGCGCGCTTCGGGCCGGACGTCGAATGGGTCGATGCGCTGCGCTACGAAGTCGATCCGGCGCGCGCCGGCGCGTTCTACGCGTCGATCCGCGCGTTCTGGCCGGACTTGCCCGACGACGCGCTGCAGCCGGCGTACGCGGGCATCCGGCCGAAGGTCGCGGGGCCCGGCGAGCCGCCGGCCGACTTCATCGTGCAGGGCGTCGCGCAGCATGGCGTGCGCGGGCTCGTGAACCTGTTCGGCATCGAGTCACCCGGGCTCACTGCGTCGCTCGCGCTCGCACAGCGCGTAGGCGACATGGCGGCTTACCGCTGA
- a CDS encoding AAA family ATPase, with amino-acid sequence MTTAMVKQELAVASFSTVYDLEQVETALSDLNESASDALRATYERMLKTGNLRFCVKPNRMPSFDTLGDALPNFVEPLGDVRKQIALCLETDDRLELMPILLLGPPGIGKTHFAKALAQLLGTAYHYVPMSSLTAGWILSGASSQWKNAKPGKVFEALVNGSYANPVIAVDEIDKAGSDAQYDPLGALYALLEHDTARAFVDEFAEVPIDAGNVIWIATANDAQAIPEPLLNRMNVYEIEPPDAAGARRIAQTIYDEIRTSHAWGRRFPDTLGDEALDVLAATPPRTMRRALLHAFGAARLDGRDAIGPRDIRADEGAAKRRPIGF; translated from the coding sequence ATGACGACGGCGATGGTGAAGCAGGAACTGGCGGTGGCGTCCTTCAGCACGGTGTACGACCTCGAGCAGGTCGAGACGGCGCTGAGCGACCTGAACGAGAGCGCGAGTGACGCACTGCGCGCCACCTACGAGAGGATGCTCAAGACGGGCAACCTGCGCTTCTGCGTGAAGCCGAACCGGATGCCGTCGTTCGACACGCTCGGCGACGCATTGCCCAATTTCGTCGAGCCGCTCGGCGACGTGCGCAAGCAAATCGCGCTGTGCCTCGAAACGGACGACCGGCTCGAACTGATGCCGATCCTGCTGCTCGGGCCGCCCGGCATCGGCAAGACGCATTTCGCGAAGGCGCTTGCGCAACTGCTCGGCACCGCGTACCACTACGTGCCGATGAGCTCGCTGACGGCCGGCTGGATCCTGTCGGGCGCGTCGTCGCAATGGAAGAACGCGAAGCCCGGCAAGGTGTTCGAGGCGCTCGTGAACGGCAGCTATGCGAACCCCGTGATCGCGGTCGACGAGATCGACAAGGCCGGCAGCGATGCGCAATACGATCCGCTCGGCGCGCTATATGCGTTGCTCGAGCACGACACCGCGCGCGCGTTCGTCGACGAATTTGCGGAAGTGCCGATCGATGCGGGCAACGTGATCTGGATCGCGACCGCGAACGACGCGCAGGCGATTCCGGAGCCGCTGCTCAACCGGATGAACGTGTACGAGATCGAGCCGCCCGATGCGGCCGGCGCGCGCCGGATCGCGCAGACGATCTACGACGAGATTCGCACGTCGCATGCGTGGGGGCGGCGCTTCCCCGACACGCTCGGCGACGAGGCGCTCGACGTGCTGGCCGCGACGCCGCCGCGCACGATGCGCCGCGCGCTGCTGCACGCATTCGGCGCCGCGCGGCTCGACGGCCGCGACGCGATCGGGCCGCGCGACATCCGCGCCGACGAGGGCGCCGCGAAGCGCCGGCCGATCGGTTTCTGA
- a CDS encoding nitroreductase: MSVPIASPRVDADAIGAVDTALTSRRAVRAFLPTPVPRATLEAILEAASRAPSGTNIQPWRVYVATGATRDALAAALTAAHDDPARDEKYVAEYDYYPRVWVSPYIDRRRKVGWDLYGLLNIGRDEKARMHAQHARNFRFFDAPVALFFTLDRVMTHGAWLDCGMFLQGVMTAARARGLDTCPQAAFVPFHRIVAEHLGIPANEQFVCGMSLGHADPDAIENRLVTERAPVAEFARFFA, translated from the coding sequence ATGTCCGTCCCCATTGCTTCCCCGCGCGTCGATGCCGATGCGATCGGCGCCGTCGACACGGCGCTCACGTCGCGCCGCGCAGTCCGCGCGTTCCTGCCGACGCCCGTGCCGCGCGCCACGCTCGAGGCGATCCTCGAAGCCGCGAGCCGCGCGCCGTCGGGCACCAACATCCAGCCGTGGCGCGTGTACGTCGCGACGGGCGCCACGCGCGATGCGCTCGCCGCCGCGCTCACCGCGGCCCACGACGATCCCGCGCGCGACGAGAAATACGTCGCCGAGTACGACTACTACCCGCGCGTGTGGGTGTCGCCGTATATCGACCGGCGCCGCAAGGTCGGCTGGGACCTGTATGGCCTGTTGAACATCGGCCGCGACGAGAAGGCGCGCATGCACGCGCAGCACGCGCGCAACTTCCGTTTCTTCGATGCGCCGGTCGCGCTGTTCTTCACACTCGACCGCGTGATGACGCACGGCGCGTGGCTCGATTGCGGGATGTTCCTGCAGGGCGTGATGACCGCCGCACGCGCACGCGGGCTCGATACCTGCCCGCAGGCCGCGTTCGTGCCGTTTCACCGGATCGTCGCCGAACACCTCGGCATTCCCGCCAACGAACAGTTCGTCTGCGGCATGTCGCTCGGCCATGCGGACCCCGACGCGATCGAAAACCGCCTCGTCACCGAGCGCGCGCCCGTCGCCGAGTTCGCGCGCTTTTTCGCTTGA
- a CDS encoding endonuclease/exonuclease/phosphatase family protein — translation MSADALSLPFAEPHAAPDEITAVSWNLHKGRSPLGFTAWNAMRNWMQSTHADVYFLQEAMARRMPRPVLAPGFGVPMDDAVDDVWHCQATEIAHALDWQIALGPNVFKPSWRHGNAILSPHPLDLGGRWDISAHRFERRGLLVARATLAGARPVTLLCAHLALTRAARLRQMHWIAHWIVRNAGDGPLMLAGDFNDWRNDSVALFGEIGLSEVATLLGESGRTFPAFSPALALDKMFVRGLTPLEWRAPSGEAAWLSDHLPYIARLRLDPQ, via the coding sequence ATGTCCGCCGACGCCCTGTCCTTGCCATTCGCCGAACCGCACGCCGCACCCGACGAAATCACCGCGGTCAGCTGGAACCTGCACAAGGGCCGCTCGCCGCTCGGCTTCACCGCGTGGAACGCGATGCGCAACTGGATGCAGTCGACGCACGCCGACGTGTATTTCCTGCAGGAAGCGATGGCGCGCCGCATGCCGCGCCCCGTGCTCGCGCCCGGCTTCGGCGTGCCGATGGACGACGCGGTCGACGACGTATGGCACTGCCAGGCCACCGAGATCGCGCATGCGCTCGACTGGCAGATCGCGCTCGGGCCGAACGTGTTCAAACCGTCGTGGCGGCACGGCAACGCGATCCTGTCGCCGCATCCGCTCGACCTCGGCGGCCGCTGGGACATCTCCGCGCACCGCTTCGAGCGGCGCGGGCTGCTCGTCGCGCGCGCGACGCTCGCGGGCGCGCGCCCGGTCACGCTGCTGTGCGCGCACCTCGCGCTCACGCGCGCCGCGCGGCTGCGCCAGATGCACTGGATCGCGCACTGGATCGTGCGCAACGCGGGCGACGGCCCGCTGATGCTCGCCGGCGACTTCAACGACTGGCGCAACGATTCGGTCGCGCTGTTCGGCGAGATCGGGCTGTCCGAGGTCGCGACGCTGCTCGGCGAATCGGGCCGCACGTTCCCCGCGTTCTCGCCGGCGCTCGCGCTCGACAAGATGTTCGTGCGCGGCCTGACGCCGCTCGAATGGCGCGCGCCGTCCGGCGAGGCCGCGTGGCTGTCGGACCACCTGCCGTACATCGCGCGCCTGCGCCTCGATCCGCAATAA
- a CDS encoding LysE family translocator: MTYLPILLQIAAVYLVAAITPGPNFFMISQLSLAGRRSLGAASALGVGTASVAWATLAMLGLAAVLHQVEWLYEAIRIGGAVYLVYFGFKLLRSGVRRDAAPADSPDERAPLAAPHARDYLRAYRSGLFTCLTNPKSCAFWTSVFAAMLPAHVPLWFNGAVLVTIGVLSAGWYSCVAYLFASPRAQRGYRRVRRPLDALCGVALVGLGAKLAADR; the protein is encoded by the coding sequence ATGACCTACCTTCCGATCCTGCTGCAAATCGCCGCCGTCTATCTCGTCGCGGCGATCACGCCCGGCCCGAATTTCTTCATGATTTCGCAACTGTCGCTCGCGGGGCGCCGCAGCCTCGGCGCCGCATCGGCGCTCGGCGTCGGCACCGCGTCGGTCGCGTGGGCGACGCTCGCGATGCTCGGCCTCGCGGCCGTGCTGCACCAGGTCGAATGGCTGTACGAGGCGATCCGGATCGGCGGCGCCGTGTATCTCGTGTATTTCGGCTTCAAGCTGCTGCGCTCTGGCGTGCGCCGCGACGCGGCGCCGGCCGACTCGCCGGACGAACGCGCGCCGCTGGCCGCGCCGCATGCGCGCGACTACCTGCGTGCCTATCGCAGCGGCCTGTTCACCTGCCTGACGAACCCGAAATCGTGCGCGTTCTGGACCAGCGTGTTCGCGGCGATGCTGCCCGCGCACGTGCCGCTGTGGTTCAACGGCGCGGTGCTGGTGACGATCGGCGTGCTGTCGGCCGGCTGGTATTCGTGCGTCGCGTACCTGTTCGCGAGCCCGCGCGCGCAGCGCGGCTACCGGCGCGTGCGGCGCCCGCTCGACGCGCTGTGCGGGGTGGCGCTCGTCGGCCTCGGCGCGAAACTCGCGGCCGATCGCTGA